The nucleotide window GGAGTGGGCAATAGATTATTGTAGCCGCAAGCGCAATGGGTTACAAGTCCGATACGCGCCTGCGTTTGCGCAGCCAGTGAGGCCTTTCGCCCGCGCATGCCGCGTCCGTCGCCCCGGCGGCCCCCCAGCGCTGCACGGCAGCGTCATTTCCGTGTATTTTAAGGAGTATCCCCATGAGTACCCGCAGCCAGGATCAGACCCAGGACCTGAAGGTTCTTGGCACAGGCCGCCTTCAGTCCCCGGAGGGCGGCCCCAGCGTAGCCCTGCTGGAGGCCTTTCCCAACTGCTTTCCCCAGCGCCCCTATGTGATCAGCATCAGCTTTCCCGAATTTACCTCGCTCTGCCCGGTGACCGGCCAGCCCGACTGCGGCACCATCACGGTGGAGTACATTCCCGATGAGCTGTGCGTGGAATCCAAGAGCTTCAAGCTCTATATGTTCGCCTTCCGCAATCACCAGTCGTTTATGGAAACCATCACCAACAACGTGCTGGAAGACCTGCGCACCCTGCTCAATCCCTGCTGGTGCCGGGTCAAGGGGCTGTTTGCGCCGCGCGGCGGCACGCGCATCCACGTGTTTGCCGAAACTTTCAAGGACACCCTGCCCGAAGAGCAGAACCGCCTTGTGCGTGAAGCCGTGGCTGCGTGGAAGTCCGAACCCGATCCGCACCGCCCGTAATTGCAAGACTTTTGCTTCCGGCAGCATTGTATTGCTAGCAAAATAATGCCGCCGGAAGTGGAATATCTTTGTTGCAAACAGCTTGCAGGCCACTTGTTTTGACGTGAGCGCGCCCAGAACTGCCCAGCGGCGCGCTGCCCTGATTTTTTTGCATGGCTGAAACGAGGAATAATGATCGCTTCTGAAAGCGGCTGCGCGCATGGCAAGGGAGGGGAATCCCCCTCATCTTGCGCTTCCGGCCCTGCCGAGCACGGCCCCGGGCATTCTGGCGGCATTGCGCGCACGGCGGCTCTTTTGGGCGGCTTTGCCCTTGTTTCGCGTGTGCTTGGCCTTTTGCGCGACATGAGCATGGCCTG belongs to Desulfovibrio desulfuricans DSM 642 and includes:
- the queF gene encoding preQ(1) synthase; its protein translation is MSTRSQDQTQDLKVLGTGRLQSPEGGPSVALLEAFPNCFPQRPYVISISFPEFTSLCPVTGQPDCGTITVEYIPDELCVESKSFKLYMFAFRNHQSFMETITNNVLEDLRTLLNPCWCRVKGLFAPRGGTRIHVFAETFKDTLPEEQNRLVREAVAAWKSEPDPHRP